In the genome of Sardina pilchardus chromosome 14, fSarPil1.1, whole genome shotgun sequence, one region contains:
- the grk3 gene encoding beta-adrenergic receptor kinase 2 isoform X1: protein MADLEAVLADVSYLMAMEKSKSTPAARASKKIILPEPSIRSVMQKYLEERDDLTFDKIFNQKIGFLLFKDFCMNEIDEAVPQLKFYEEIKEYEKLDSEEDRLTRSRQIYDGYIMKELLSCSHPFSKKAVEHVQTHLAKKQVPPNLFQPYIVEICDSLRGKIFQKFIESDKFTRFCQWKNVELNIHLTMNDFSVHRIIGRGGFGEVYGCRKADTGKMYAMKCLDKKRIKMKQGETLALNERIMLSLVSTGDCPFIVCMTYAFHTPDKLCFILDLMNGGDLHYHLSQHGVFSEKEMRFYAAEIILGLEHMHNRFVVYRDLKPANILLDEHGHVRISDLGLACDFSKKKPHASVGTHGYMAPEVLQKGTAYDSSADWFSLGCMLFKLLRGHSPFRQHKTKDKHEIDRMTLTMNVELPDSFSAELKSLLEGLLQRDVAKRLGCLGRGASEVKEHLFFKGIDWQQVYLQKYSPPLIPPRGEVNAADAFDIGSFDEEDTKGIKLLDSDQELYKNFPLVISERWQQEVAETVYEAVNSDTDKNEARKRAKNKQLGHEEDYALGKDCIMHGYMLKLGNPFLTQWQRRYFYLFPNRVEWRGEGESRGMLLGLLWAASDLSPPGPPQQNLLTMEQIVTVEETQVKDKKCILLRIKGGKQFVLQCESDPEFVQWKKELTEAFTEAQKLLRRAPKVIGKGRSGGVVELSSKPPLTHRNSNGL from the exons GTTTCCTACTCTTCAAGGACTTCTGCATGAATGAAATAGACGAGGCTGTACCCCAGCTAAAGTTCTacgaggag ATTAAGGAGTATGAGAAGCTGGACTCAGAGGAGGACCGGCTCACACGCAGCCGACAGATCTACGACGGCTACATCATGAAGGAGCTGCTCTCCTGTTCACat ccctTCTCTAAGAAAGCTGTGGAGCATGTCCAGACCCACCTGGCCAAGAAGCAGGTGCCGCCCAACTTGTTCCAG CCCTACATCGTGGAGATCTGCGACAGCCTTCGAGGCAAGATCTTTCAGAAGTTCATAGAAAG TGACAAGTTCACTCGATTCTGCCAGTGGAAGAATGTGGAGCTTAACATCCAC TTGACGATGAATGACTTCAGTGTTCATCGCATCATTGGCCGAGGCGGTTTTGGAGAAGTGTACGGCTGCAGGAAGGCAGACACAGGCAAAAT gtatgCTAtgaaatgtttggataagaagagAATTAAGATGAAGCAGGGAGAAACCCTTGCTTTGAACGAGAGGATTATGCTGTCACTAGTCAGCACAGGG GATTGCCCCTTTATTGTTTGTATGACGTACGCCTTCCATACCCCAGATAAGCTGTGTTTCATCCTGGATTTGATGAATG GTGGGGACCTGCACTACCACCTCTCCCAGCACGGCGTGTTCAGTGAGAAGGAGATGCGTTTCTACGCCGCAGAGATCATCCTGGGTCTGGAACATATGCACAACCGCTTCGTCGTCTACAGAGaccttaag CCTGCCAACATCCTGTTGGATGAACATGGTCACGTGCGTATCTCTGATTTGGGTCTGGCCTGCGATTTCTCCAAGAAGAAGCCCCACgccagtgt AGGTACGCATGGCTACATGGCTCCTGAGGTTCTGCAGAAGGGCACGGCGTACGACAGCAGCGCTGATTGGTTCTCTCTGGGCTGCATGCTCTTCAAACTGCTACGAGG gcACAGTCCGTTCCGGCAGCACAAAACCAAAGACAAACACGAGATCGACCGCATGACGCTAACCATG AATGTGGAGCTGCCAGACTCGTTCTCGGCGGAGCTGAAGTCGCTGCTGGAGGGACTACTGCAGAGGGACGTGGCCAAGAGGCTGGGCTGCCTAGGACGAGG ggcatcaGAAGTGAAGGAGCACCTGTTTTTCAAAGGCATCGACTGGCAGCAAGTGTATCTGCAGAAG tactCCCCACCTTTGATTCCTCCCAGAGGAGAGGTCAATGCAGCTGACGCGTTTGATATTGGCTCCTTCGACGAGGAGGACACCAAGGGCATCAAG CTGTTGGACAGTGATCAGGAGCTGTATAAGAACTTCCCTCTGGTGATCTCGGAGCGCTGGCAGCAGGAGGTGGCCGAGACGGTGTACGAGGCCGTCAACAGCGACACTGACAAGAACGAGGCGCGCAAGCGGGCCAAGAACAAACAGCTGGGCCACGAGGAGG actaCGCGCTGGGGAAGGACTGCATCATGCACGGCTACATGCTGAAGCTGGGCAACCCCTTCCTGACGCAGTGGCAGAGGAGATACTTCTACCTGTTCCCCAACCgcgtggagtggagaggagagggcgagTCCAGG GGCATGTTGCTGGGACTGCTCTGGGCCGCCTCTGACTTGTCTCCCCCTGGTCCCCCACAGCAAAACCTGCTGACCATGGAGCAGATCGTCACGGTGGAGGAGACGCAGGTCAAGGACAAGAAGTGCATCCTGCTGCGGATCAAAGGGGGCAAGCAGTTTGTCCTCCAGTGTGAG agTGACCCAGAGTTTGTCCAGTGGAAGAAAGAGCTGACGGAGGCCTTCACCGAAGCCCAGAAGCTTCTGCGTCGTGCCCCCAAGGTCATCGGTAAAGGTCgcagtggaggggtggtggagctGTCCTCAAagcccccactcacacaccgcAACAGCAACGGCCTGTGA
- the grk3 gene encoding beta-adrenergic receptor kinase 2 isoform X2, with translation MADLEAVLADVSYLMAMEKSKSTPAARASKKIILPEPSIRSVMQKYLEERDDLTFDKIFNQKIGFLLFKDFCMNEIDEAVPQLKFYEEIKEYEKLDSEEDRLTRSRQIYDGYIMKELLSCSHPFSKKAVEHVQTHLAKKQVPPNLFQPYIVEICDSLRGKIFQKFIESDKFTRFCQWKNVELNIHLTMNDFSVHRIIGRGGFGEVYGCRKADTGKMYAMKCLDKKRIKMKQGETLALNERIMLSLVSTGDCPFIVCMTYAFHTPDKLCFILDLMNGGDLHYHLSQHGVFSEKEMRFYAAEIILGLEHMHNRFVVYRDLKPANILLDEHGHVRISDLGLACDFSKKKPHASVGTHGYMAPEVLQKGTAYDSSADWFSLGCMLFKLLRGHSPFRQHKTKDKHEIDRMTLTMNVELPDSFSAELKSLLEGLLQRDVAKRLGCLGRGASEVKEHLFFKGIDWQQVYLQKYSPPLIPPRGEVNAADAFDIGSFDEEDTKGIKLLDSDQELYKNFPLVISERWQQEVAETVYEAVNSDTDKNEARKRAKNKQLGHEEDYALGKDCIMHGYMLKLGNPFLTQWQRRYFYLFPNRVEWRGEGESRQNLLTMEQIVTVEETQVKDKKCILLRIKGGKQFVLQCESDPEFVQWKKELTEAFTEAQKLLRRAPKVIGKGRSGGVVELSSKPPLTHRNSNGL, from the exons GTTTCCTACTCTTCAAGGACTTCTGCATGAATGAAATAGACGAGGCTGTACCCCAGCTAAAGTTCTacgaggag ATTAAGGAGTATGAGAAGCTGGACTCAGAGGAGGACCGGCTCACACGCAGCCGACAGATCTACGACGGCTACATCATGAAGGAGCTGCTCTCCTGTTCACat ccctTCTCTAAGAAAGCTGTGGAGCATGTCCAGACCCACCTGGCCAAGAAGCAGGTGCCGCCCAACTTGTTCCAG CCCTACATCGTGGAGATCTGCGACAGCCTTCGAGGCAAGATCTTTCAGAAGTTCATAGAAAG TGACAAGTTCACTCGATTCTGCCAGTGGAAGAATGTGGAGCTTAACATCCAC TTGACGATGAATGACTTCAGTGTTCATCGCATCATTGGCCGAGGCGGTTTTGGAGAAGTGTACGGCTGCAGGAAGGCAGACACAGGCAAAAT gtatgCTAtgaaatgtttggataagaagagAATTAAGATGAAGCAGGGAGAAACCCTTGCTTTGAACGAGAGGATTATGCTGTCACTAGTCAGCACAGGG GATTGCCCCTTTATTGTTTGTATGACGTACGCCTTCCATACCCCAGATAAGCTGTGTTTCATCCTGGATTTGATGAATG GTGGGGACCTGCACTACCACCTCTCCCAGCACGGCGTGTTCAGTGAGAAGGAGATGCGTTTCTACGCCGCAGAGATCATCCTGGGTCTGGAACATATGCACAACCGCTTCGTCGTCTACAGAGaccttaag CCTGCCAACATCCTGTTGGATGAACATGGTCACGTGCGTATCTCTGATTTGGGTCTGGCCTGCGATTTCTCCAAGAAGAAGCCCCACgccagtgt AGGTACGCATGGCTACATGGCTCCTGAGGTTCTGCAGAAGGGCACGGCGTACGACAGCAGCGCTGATTGGTTCTCTCTGGGCTGCATGCTCTTCAAACTGCTACGAGG gcACAGTCCGTTCCGGCAGCACAAAACCAAAGACAAACACGAGATCGACCGCATGACGCTAACCATG AATGTGGAGCTGCCAGACTCGTTCTCGGCGGAGCTGAAGTCGCTGCTGGAGGGACTACTGCAGAGGGACGTGGCCAAGAGGCTGGGCTGCCTAGGACGAGG ggcatcaGAAGTGAAGGAGCACCTGTTTTTCAAAGGCATCGACTGGCAGCAAGTGTATCTGCAGAAG tactCCCCACCTTTGATTCCTCCCAGAGGAGAGGTCAATGCAGCTGACGCGTTTGATATTGGCTCCTTCGACGAGGAGGACACCAAGGGCATCAAG CTGTTGGACAGTGATCAGGAGCTGTATAAGAACTTCCCTCTGGTGATCTCGGAGCGCTGGCAGCAGGAGGTGGCCGAGACGGTGTACGAGGCCGTCAACAGCGACACTGACAAGAACGAGGCGCGCAAGCGGGCCAAGAACAAACAGCTGGGCCACGAGGAGG actaCGCGCTGGGGAAGGACTGCATCATGCACGGCTACATGCTGAAGCTGGGCAACCCCTTCCTGACGCAGTGGCAGAGGAGATACTTCTACCTGTTCCCCAACCgcgtggagtggagaggagagggcgagTCCAGG CAAAACCTGCTGACCATGGAGCAGATCGTCACGGTGGAGGAGACGCAGGTCAAGGACAAGAAGTGCATCCTGCTGCGGATCAAAGGGGGCAAGCAGTTTGTCCTCCAGTGTGAG agTGACCCAGAGTTTGTCCAGTGGAAGAAAGAGCTGACGGAGGCCTTCACCGAAGCCCAGAAGCTTCTGCGTCGTGCCCCCAAGGTCATCGGTAAAGGTCgcagtggaggggtggtggagctGTCCTCAAagcccccactcacacaccgcAACAGCAACGGCCTGTGA
- the grk3 gene encoding beta-adrenergic receptor kinase 2 isoform X3: MKELLSCSHPFSKKAVEHVQTHLAKKQVPPNLFQPYIVEICDSLRGKIFQKFIESDKFTRFCQWKNVELNIHLTMNDFSVHRIIGRGGFGEVYGCRKADTGKMYAMKCLDKKRIKMKQGETLALNERIMLSLVSTGDCPFIVCMTYAFHTPDKLCFILDLMNGGDLHYHLSQHGVFSEKEMRFYAAEIILGLEHMHNRFVVYRDLKPANILLDEHGHVRISDLGLACDFSKKKPHASVGTHGYMAPEVLQKGTAYDSSADWFSLGCMLFKLLRGHSPFRQHKTKDKHEIDRMTLTMNVELPDSFSAELKSLLEGLLQRDVAKRLGCLGRGASEVKEHLFFKGIDWQQVYLQKYSPPLIPPRGEVNAADAFDIGSFDEEDTKGIKLLDSDQELYKNFPLVISERWQQEVAETVYEAVNSDTDKNEARKRAKNKQLGHEEDYALGKDCIMHGYMLKLGNPFLTQWQRRYFYLFPNRVEWRGEGESRQNLLTMEQIVTVEETQVKDKKCILLRIKGGKQFVLQCESDPEFVQWKKELTEAFTEAQKLLRRAPKVIGKGRSGGVVELSSKPPLTHRNSNGL; encoded by the exons ATGAAGGAGCTGCTCTCCTGTTCACat ccctTCTCTAAGAAAGCTGTGGAGCATGTCCAGACCCACCTGGCCAAGAAGCAGGTGCCGCCCAACTTGTTCCAG CCCTACATCGTGGAGATCTGCGACAGCCTTCGAGGCAAGATCTTTCAGAAGTTCATAGAAAG TGACAAGTTCACTCGATTCTGCCAGTGGAAGAATGTGGAGCTTAACATCCAC TTGACGATGAATGACTTCAGTGTTCATCGCATCATTGGCCGAGGCGGTTTTGGAGAAGTGTACGGCTGCAGGAAGGCAGACACAGGCAAAAT gtatgCTAtgaaatgtttggataagaagagAATTAAGATGAAGCAGGGAGAAACCCTTGCTTTGAACGAGAGGATTATGCTGTCACTAGTCAGCACAGGG GATTGCCCCTTTATTGTTTGTATGACGTACGCCTTCCATACCCCAGATAAGCTGTGTTTCATCCTGGATTTGATGAATG GTGGGGACCTGCACTACCACCTCTCCCAGCACGGCGTGTTCAGTGAGAAGGAGATGCGTTTCTACGCCGCAGAGATCATCCTGGGTCTGGAACATATGCACAACCGCTTCGTCGTCTACAGAGaccttaag CCTGCCAACATCCTGTTGGATGAACATGGTCACGTGCGTATCTCTGATTTGGGTCTGGCCTGCGATTTCTCCAAGAAGAAGCCCCACgccagtgt AGGTACGCATGGCTACATGGCTCCTGAGGTTCTGCAGAAGGGCACGGCGTACGACAGCAGCGCTGATTGGTTCTCTCTGGGCTGCATGCTCTTCAAACTGCTACGAGG gcACAGTCCGTTCCGGCAGCACAAAACCAAAGACAAACACGAGATCGACCGCATGACGCTAACCATG AATGTGGAGCTGCCAGACTCGTTCTCGGCGGAGCTGAAGTCGCTGCTGGAGGGACTACTGCAGAGGGACGTGGCCAAGAGGCTGGGCTGCCTAGGACGAGG ggcatcaGAAGTGAAGGAGCACCTGTTTTTCAAAGGCATCGACTGGCAGCAAGTGTATCTGCAGAAG tactCCCCACCTTTGATTCCTCCCAGAGGAGAGGTCAATGCAGCTGACGCGTTTGATATTGGCTCCTTCGACGAGGAGGACACCAAGGGCATCAAG CTGTTGGACAGTGATCAGGAGCTGTATAAGAACTTCCCTCTGGTGATCTCGGAGCGCTGGCAGCAGGAGGTGGCCGAGACGGTGTACGAGGCCGTCAACAGCGACACTGACAAGAACGAGGCGCGCAAGCGGGCCAAGAACAAACAGCTGGGCCACGAGGAGG actaCGCGCTGGGGAAGGACTGCATCATGCACGGCTACATGCTGAAGCTGGGCAACCCCTTCCTGACGCAGTGGCAGAGGAGATACTTCTACCTGTTCCCCAACCgcgtggagtggagaggagagggcgagTCCAGG CAAAACCTGCTGACCATGGAGCAGATCGTCACGGTGGAGGAGACGCAGGTCAAGGACAAGAAGTGCATCCTGCTGCGGATCAAAGGGGGCAAGCAGTTTGTCCTCCAGTGTGAG agTGACCCAGAGTTTGTCCAGTGGAAGAAAGAGCTGACGGAGGCCTTCACCGAAGCCCAGAAGCTTCTGCGTCGTGCCCCCAAGGTCATCGGTAAAGGTCgcagtggaggggtggtggagctGTCCTCAAagcccccactcacacaccgcAACAGCAACGGCCTGTGA